A window of the Desulforapulum autotrophicum HRM2 genome harbors these coding sequences:
- the tnpB gene encoding IS66 family insertion sequence element accessory protein TnpB (TnpB, as the term is used for proteins encoded by IS66 family insertion elements, is considered an accessory protein, since TnpC, encoded by a neighboring gene, is a DDE family transposase.): MFLSSSNIRVYLAMGITDMRKSIDGLSILVSEHLELDPFSGHLFVFCNRKRNMIKILYWDRNGFCLWHKRLEKHFFKWPTSIRGDHDH; this comes from the coding sequence ATGTTTTTGTCCTCATCCAACATTCGGGTCTACCTGGCCATGGGCATTACCGACATGCGTAAATCCATTGACGGTTTGTCGATCCTGGTAAGTGAACATCTGGAACTTGACCCCTTTTCCGGCCATCTGTTTGTTTTTTGCAATCGAAAACGCAATATGATTAAAATCCTTTATTGGGACAGGAATGGTTTCTGCCTGTGGCACAAAAGGCTGGAGAAGCATTTTTTTAAATGGCCAACTTCCATAAGAGGAGATCATGACCATTGA